The DNA sequence TCTTGTTATCCATTCCAGGTCCCTTAAAATAAAATCAAGGCGGCTTCCGCCCGGCGCGTTTACCTTTTCTTATCAGCCAGTTGGCGGCGCAACTGCTCCACCTCCTGCTCCAGGTTGCTGATGGTATTGTTGAGTGACTTGAGCCCGCTGACAAAGGAACTCAGCAGGGGGGGAAACCAGTAGGGAAACTCGCCGATGGACTCCTGCAGCGTATCGTAGAGCAGGACAAAAACCGTTACCGTGGTTTTGGCGGTAATGGTCGCGGTTCGCGGAATCCCCAGCAGACAGGCGATCTCACCCAGAATATAGGGGGCGCCGATTTCAGCCAGCACCATGGTTCCCGCCGGGGTGGTGGTGGTGGACACCTCGGCCCGCCCCTCGGTCAACAGGAACAGATCCCGGCCCGGATCCCCCTGCGGGATAATCACCTCACCCGGCGAATAGGTACGGCAGTCCAGCAGCGAGGTGATCTTGAACAGGGTCTGGACCTTTTCCTGCTTGGCCAGCAACTCGGTGGAAAGGGTCCTGCCGAACCCGGACGGCGGGGTCATCAACGAGGGACTGCCTCCATGCGGCCGCATTCCCATCTTCTTCCGGGCATTCATGCCGCAGGCGCCGCAGAGGTCGGCTGCTCCCCTTGTCCCGTTGTCGCCCCGGACGCTCTTCATCTCTCCCTACCCCCATCGCCGGCCCGCTATGGCCGTAGCTGCGGTTGTCCCCAATCAACAGACTTCATCCTCCGGCAGGGAGCATGGCCTCCGCCACCGGAAACAACCACTATGAAAACGCTCGGTTAATCCAATCCTGAACCCTGACTCATTACAGTACGAAAATTTCCAGCCGGGAGCAACCCGAAATAAACGGTCAGGGTCAGCCCGGTGAGTGGTTACGGCGTGATTATTCCTCCCTTCACCCAAGCACTCCGGGTCCTGTGTGGATAGTTACTCAAGGTGTCGGGTGTCACTATATTACACCTCTCCCGCCCCATGAATCATTAACACATACCCGTTTACCCTTCCCTGTCGGCAACGGCCTGGCAGATGCGAGCAAAACCCTTGGGATCAAGACTGGCCGCACCCACCATTAAACCCGCCACTCCGGCAAGCTTCAGGTAGACGGCGCAGTTTTCCGCGGTTATCGAGCCGCCGTAGAGGACCGGCCTGCCCGGGACAATCGCCTTGATCTCGGCCACCGCCTGTCCGGCCTTTTCAGGGGGTTGGGCCGTATCAATGCCAATGGCCTCCACCGGTCCATAGCCGATGATCAGCCCGTTAACATCCGCCTCGTTCACAGCCGCCAACTGGGCCCGGGCGTAGGGGCGGTCCAGGCAGAGAATCGGCCGGATCCCGGCGGCCAGCGCCTCACTCACCTTGTTGGCAATCTCCTGGTTGGTCTCATGGAAGTAACGCCGCCGTTCCGAATGACCGACCAGGGCGTAACCGACCAGGCCTTGAACCGTCCCCGCGGCCACGGCCCCGGTATAGGCGCCCAGGGGGAATGGCGACAGGTCCTGAACCGCGAGAGCGGGATGGACAACATCCCGTTGCCGCAGCATCCGCGCCAAGGGGGCCAGCAGGACAAAGGAGGGGGCGATGATCACCTCCACCCGGGGATCGGGACGGTAGAGGCCCAGAAAAATTTCAAGCCATTTTTCCGCCTCGGCCAGGGTCTTATGGGACTTCCAGTTCGCCACCACATATCCGCTCATAACGTAATTCCCCCCAGGCTGAATTAAAGATACGCCGCAACCCCGGCAGGTTACCGCCCCTTGTCATCACTTCGCACGTAAACATTCAGTAACCCCCCTCCTGTCGGGAAAGGGGTCTTCTTCTACCAACGGCCGCTCCATTGAGAAGGGCCGGCTGTTCATAAACAGGCTATCAAGCAGGAACTCGCTTCGCCGCAACGGCGATTCGGAAGCCATAAGCATATCCTGCCGAAGTTGTTTCAAATTCCGCTTTTACCGTCACGGCTGCGGCTCAGGGTCCGCTACACCGTTCGGTATAAGAAAACCCCTTTCCCGATCCAACCCCAAACGTACGGGGGTTACCGAAACCTTACCTTCGCACTTCATACAGTTCACCGCCATACTCAACCCGGTCGCCGGGTCGAAGCTTGCGGCCCCTTCTGGTCTCGACCGCACCGTTGACCGCAACCTCGCCGGCCAGAATCAGGTATTTGGCCTCCACTCCGTCCGCCACCGCGTTGGCAAGCTTCAGAAACTGGGCGAGCCGGATGGTGTCGGTGGAAATAGCGATCAATATCATTGTCTGAACATCTTTTGCAGGGCCTCGCGCTGGAATTGGTAGGGGCTGTTGCAGTTGTGGCAGCGCACCTCCAGGGGAAAGGGCCCGTTGGCAAGGATATCGGCCCGGTCCGTTTCCGGCAGGGAAAGGAGCATCTGCTGGATCCCTTTTTCGTTGCAGCGACAATAAAACTCGATCCGGAAATCGTCTAGAAATTCAAGCCCGAAACCGGAAAAATGTTCCCTGACCAGCGACTCCGGGTCGCTGCCCTTGACAAAGGCGAGTCCCAGGGAAGGCAGGGCGTCGGCCCGGTCCGCCAGTCTGGCCACCATGTCCCGGTCCGCCCCGGGCATGGCCTGGAGCAGCATCCCGCCACCCCCCACCACCTCGCCCTGCTGGTCAAACCGGACGCTCAGGTTGACAATGGTGGGCAGCTGTTCGGAGATGAGGAAATAATGGGCCAGGTCCTTGGCAATGCAGCCGTGTTCCAAGGCGATCTTCCCGGAAAATGGCTGCTCAGCATCCTCAAGATAACGGGTCACAGTAAGAAAACCAGCCCCGAAAAAAGAGGACAGGTCATTGGGATCCACCGGTTTCACCACTGGAATCACCGCCTGTTTCAGATAGCCGCGCACCTCGCCGCGGGCATTGGCCTCGGCCACCAGGCCCTTGATCGGTCCGGAGCAGTCGACCTTGATACTGACGGCCTCATTGCCCTTGAGCGAAGCGGTGAGCAGCCCGGCGGCCAGAAAGGCCTGCCCCAGAACCATGGTCTCCAGGATTCCCAGTTCATGGTTGGCCCGCATCTCGTTTATCATCCGCACTCCGTTGACCATTGCGCCGCGGACACTTTGGTCGGCCAGGACAAAGGAGTGAAGTCGGTCCCGGGAAGAGGCGATGAGCTGCTCCTTCAAGGTATTGCCAAAGGGTTGTTTTTTGATCATCCGCATTTCCGGCTATACGGTTCAAGGATAAGCGATCACCTCCCGGCCATCTTACCCCGGCCGGCCTTTGCCGGGAACCCCTTTTTCCGGAAAAGTATCAGCCGGAAAGAGTGTGGGCCAGACAAAAAAAGCCCCGCCAACCGGCGGGGCTCATGGCAAAAGCTGAAAAAAGGCGGTTTACAACTTGACCACGTTGGACGCAGCCGGCCCCTTGGGCCCGGCAACAACATCAAAGGTGACGCGATCACCCTCCTCCAGCGACTTGAAACCGTCGGAAACAATGGCGGAGAAATGAACGAAAACGTCCTTGCCGTCCTCCTGCTCGATGAACCCGAATCCCTTGGAAGCGTTAAACCACTTGACCGTACCTTCCATCACCGTTCCTCCTTGTCCCGCGCCCCGGCGGAACATCTCTTGAGGTTACTCTTCCAGTCACCCCTTATAGCTGCAGCACCAAAAAAAAGCCGCACGCAATCCCAGAATCGGACATGTACGGCCTGCTT is a window from the Desulfobacterales bacterium genome containing:
- a CDS encoding cold-shock protein, translated to MMEGTVKWFNASKGFGFIEQEDGKDVFVHFSAIVSDGFKSLEEGDRVTFDVVAGPKGPAASNVVKL
- a CDS encoding cyclic nucleotide-binding domain-containing protein, which translates into the protein MKSVRGDNGTRGAADLCGACGMNARKKMGMRPHGGSPSLMTPPSGFGRTLSTELLAKQEKVQTLFKITSLLDCRTYSPGEVIIPQGDPGRDLFLLTEGRAEVSTTTTPAGTMVLAEIGAPYILGEIACLLGIPRTATITAKTTVTVFVLLYDTLQESIGEFPYWFPPLLSSFVSGLKSLNNTISNLEQEVEQLRRQLADKKR
- a CDS encoding triose-phosphate isomerase, giving the protein MSGYVVANWKSHKTLAEAEKWLEIFLGLYRPDPRVEVIIAPSFVLLAPLARMLRQRDVVHPALAVQDLSPFPLGAYTGAVAAGTVQGLVGYALVGHSERRRYFHETNQEIANKVSEALAAGIRPILCLDRPYARAQLAAVNEADVNGLIIGYGPVEAIGIDTAQPPEKAGQAVAEIKAIVPGRPVLYGGSITAENCAVYLKLAGVAGLMVGAASLDPKGFARICQAVADREG
- a CDS encoding Hsp33 family molecular chaperone HslO, coding for MIKKQPFGNTLKEQLIASSRDRLHSFVLADQSVRGAMVNGVRMINEMRANHELGILETMVLGQAFLAAGLLTASLKGNEAVSIKVDCSGPIKGLVAEANARGEVRGYLKQAVIPVVKPVDPNDLSSFFGAGFLTVTRYLEDAEQPFSGKIALEHGCIAKDLAHYFLISEQLPTIVNLSVRFDQQGEVVGGGGMLLQAMPGADRDMVARLADRADALPSLGLAFVKGSDPESLVREHFSGFGLEFLDDFRIEFYCRCNEKGIQQMLLSLPETDRADILANGPFPLEVRCHNCNSPYQFQREALQKMFRQ
- a CDS encoding RNA-binding S4 domain-containing protein: MILIAISTDTIRLAQFLKLANAVADGVEAKYLILAGEVAVNGAVETRRGRKLRPGDRVEYGGELYEVRR